From Candidatus Cloacimonadota bacterium, the proteins below share one genomic window:
- the murD gene encoding UDP-N-acetylmuramoyl-L-alanine--D-glutamate ligase, producing the protein MFDAKRSYAVLGLARSGIAAAYKIRDLGGNPFLSDAQLQEKISGAAELQRDFECEFGGHSDRLFEYQTWVVSPGIPLDLPLLKKARTRGIELISEVELGYRLKAADSKIIAVTGSNGKSTTVSLIHHILKKLGYNSILAGNIGSAFCSWPVEKPGLDFIVLEISSFQLDLIHSFKPDVAALLNVTPDHLNRYASFEDYTASKFRIFENQSREDSAVVCIDSPPIVDNLALVEARLLRYSLHQKPPQCEAWLEDGSIHLGTHSLAVSELGIRGPHNHANTMAALLALNPFIENLEEAMEAAKSFHSLSHRLEFVAKVNGISFYNDSKATNTDSVRSALNSFDRPIRVIMGGSDKGEDYAVLTPLLKQRAQKLYLTGDSSEKMKEAWAGKLDLEVLADFEAAVYAAFRDSASGDIVVLSPACASFDRFENYEQRGEVFRQIVNAIRSKYEKE; encoded by the coding sequence GTGTTTGACGCAAAGAGAAGTTACGCGGTTTTGGGCTTGGCTCGCAGTGGCATCGCCGCCGCCTACAAAATTCGGGACTTGGGTGGAAACCCCTTTCTGAGCGATGCTCAACTACAGGAAAAAATCAGCGGTGCGGCTGAATTGCAGAGGGATTTTGAATGTGAATTTGGTGGACACAGCGACCGGCTTTTTGAATATCAAACCTGGGTGGTGAGCCCCGGTATTCCGCTGGATTTACCCCTGTTGAAAAAAGCCCGCACGCGTGGAATTGAGCTAATCAGCGAAGTGGAGCTGGGTTACCGCCTGAAAGCTGCGGACAGCAAAATCATCGCCGTAACCGGTTCCAACGGCAAAAGCACCACCGTCTCGCTCATTCACCACATCCTGAAAAAACTGGGCTACAACAGCATCCTGGCTGGCAACATCGGCTCCGCCTTCTGCTCTTGGCCCGTCGAAAAACCGGGCTTGGACTTCATCGTTTTGGAAATCAGCAGTTTTCAGCTGGACCTTATCCACAGCTTCAAGCCGGATGTGGCTGCCCTGCTGAACGTTACCCCAGACCACCTGAACCGCTACGCTTCCTTTGAGGATTACACCGCCTCAAAATTCCGCATCTTTGAAAACCAAAGCCGGGAAGACAGCGCCGTGGTTTGCATTGATTCCCCGCCCATAGTGGACAATTTGGCTTTGGTTGAAGCGCGTCTTCTGCGCTATTCCCTGCATCAAAAACCACCGCAATGTGAGGCTTGGCTGGAAGATGGAAGCATCCACCTGGGCACACACAGCCTGGCGGTTTCGGAGCTTGGCATTCGTGGGCCTCATAACCACGCGAACACCATGGCTGCGCTTTTGGCGTTGAATCCCTTTATCGAAAATCTCGAAGAGGCAATGGAAGCGGCGAAAAGTTTTCATTCCCTGAGCCACAGGCTGGAATTTGTGGCAAAGGTAAATGGCATCTCATTTTACAACGATTCCAAAGCCACGAACACGGATTCGGTCCGAAGCGCCCTCAATTCCTTTGACAGACCCATCCGCGTGATTATGGGCGGCTCGGATAAAGGTGAGGATTACGCCGTTTTAACCCCGCTTTTGAAACAGCGCGCCCAAAAACTCTATCTCACGGGCGACAGCAGCGAAAAAATGAAGGAGGCCTGGGCTGGCAAGCTTGACCTGGAAGTGTTGGCTGATTTTGAAGCCGCGGTCTATGCCGCGTTCAGGGATTCCGCGTCCGGGGATATTGTCGTGCTTTCACCCGCCTGCGCCAGCTTTGACCGCTTTGAGAATTACGAACAGCGCGGCGAGGTTTTCCGCCAAATCGTGAACGCCATCAGGAGTAAATATGAAAAAGAATAG
- a CDS encoding FtsW/RodA/SpoVE family cell cycle protein: protein MKKNRSSSVIVSIDNGILICYLLLCLVGLIVMLDITSIQSSMAKFYRHSISLGASIMAAIVTMYFFNVDKARPLNRWLIFLIIGLLLAVLLFGVEVNGAKRWLKLGPFLAQPSTFARLVLVMFFAGYLDLKQDKLGLTNVKNLVLEFIPLIAYTGIIYIFILLERHLSTLIISGMTLLGMLFYAGLRKRFVMSVVLVGLLGGVMIISMGDSFRSDRIRTFKVYSLLVPKRPEPANTPEEYQVRESLTALTSGHLVGTGISRGRAKHYFLPEARTDYVYTIIGEEFGFLGAAAVLLMHAWLFFRILKLAEKQENNYHKYLCAGLGMNIFFNALINTGVSMSIIPATGNTLPFVSYGGTALLVDSISIGLILNISAKRRQV from the coding sequence ATGAAAAAGAATAGAAGTTCCTCCGTCATTGTTTCCATCGACAACGGCATCTTAATCTGCTATCTGCTCCTGTGTCTGGTGGGCCTGATTGTGATGCTGGACATCACTTCCATCCAAAGTTCCATGGCAAAGTTTTACCGGCATTCAATCTCACTGGGTGCCTCGATTATGGCAGCCATCGTGACCATGTATTTTTTCAATGTGGATAAGGCCCGACCCTTGAACCGCTGGCTGATTTTCTTGATTATCGGATTGCTTTTGGCGGTGTTGCTTTTCGGGGTGGAGGTCAATGGCGCCAAGCGTTGGCTGAAACTGGGACCCTTTTTGGCTCAACCCAGCACCTTCGCGCGTTTGGTGTTGGTTATGTTTTTCGCCGGATATTTGGATTTGAAACAGGATAAGCTCGGTTTGACCAACGTGAAAAACCTGGTTCTGGAATTCATCCCGCTCATCGCCTACACAGGTATCATCTATATTTTCATCCTTTTGGAGCGCCATCTCAGCACCCTCATCATCAGCGGCATGACGTTGCTGGGAATGCTGTTCTATGCCGGGCTGCGCAAGCGTTTTGTGATGAGCGTGGTGTTGGTGGGATTGTTGGGTGGAGTGATGATTATCTCCATGGGCGATTCTTTCCGTTCCGACCGCATTCGAACCTTCAAAGTCTATTCCCTGCTGGTTCCCAAGCGTCCTGAACCTGCCAACACGCCGGAGGAATATCAGGTTCGGGAAAGCCTCACCGCGCTCACCAGCGGTCATCTTGTCGGCACAGGTATATCCCGTGGACGCGCCAAACACTATTTCCTGCCCGAAGCGCGCACAGACTATGTTTACACCATCATCGGCGAGGAATTTGGCTTTTTGGGAGCCGCGGCGGTGCTTTTGATGCACGCTTGGCTCTTTTTCCGCATCCTGAAACTGGCGGAGAAACAGGAAAATAATTATCATAAATACCTCTGCGCCGGCTTGGGGATGAATATCTTTTTCAACGCCCTGATAAACACCGGAGTCAGTATGTCCATCATTCCCGCCACCGGAAACACTTTGCCTTTCGTAAGTTATGGCGGCACAGCGCTTTTGGTGGATTCCATCTCCATCGGCTTGATTTTGAATATCAGCGCGAAACGGAGGCAGGTGTGA